A single Sulfurimonas aquatica DNA region contains:
- a CDS encoding putative inorganic carbon transporter subunit DabA, with product MGIIEKLDAIKGNVPHYWPIGSFIHHNPLKGFEHLGFKDGLNKAKKIYGGKVYMEPSYYLKFYNEGKISHSILEENLKEVLKVDGLAEYYDLAMKCLLEVNPQWNHFRKQADNKEHPIDEELLAYLDEEFSYHNKERWLKQITKHMTLYEINDILFHRDDKEVIEKSVIEYITRFLDEDQTTLPMENRELGMFETFKLYEDFDYPHNSEAFVEEALEKLKVKNKERYLLTHILKLHGWAGFIKYRSEDPGYFPQQQNPSSLMDYMAIRLYYELAYLQHRKINNFDLLHDYSLANASYVVLKMLKHNYSLPGKYIDAMEKSSNYDDILERYVQEELQLDAKQVHLSNDILKNTNIPLVELAKIMEVLREEEGYIWMKSLEDTYIHSFIDEMKLTDEPEIERPLASVTMCLDVRSETARRAIESTGNYTTYGAGGFLGFPIAFVEFDKTNEQLLCPAVVKPANIVFEIAKETDNEYKSKKTINKTTKKVISDLKNNPYTPYIMVEAIGWIFGINLFGKTFAPQKTEKFFANFKAKKPKTTYTLDKLSNEEIELYVNKLHIHLINEALINHSSSKYTDDEIQEIRDHLVIGNTLSFDVPLEFLNILKNNYNVSEDDYELQKIKLSKVGFTLEEKVQYLYNFLMMIGQIDNFAEFVILSGHVSMSDNNPFESALDCGACGGKSSLPNNRALCMIANSQEVREAIAKKGIIIPEDVRFIPSLHITTTDQIEFHDTDILTQAEMKRFSVVMKDFEKASAIARYERVAQLPYTKTQNDIMIKSMDWSETRPEWGLAGVMGVFAGPRKSIKHMPFGNRLFMHSYDSKLDNEDADILTRIFDGPLVVGEWINLEHYFATVDNAIYGAGSKVYHNVVSKVGVFNGNYSDLKIGLPTQSVLLEGQAYHEPVRLLTYMEAPLELVGKAVEKSVAKEFILNEWIRPIIVDKAAGKVYSFESGDFKVIKEF from the coding sequence ATGGGTATTATAGAAAAGCTAGATGCCATTAAAGGTAATGTACCACACTATTGGCCAATTGGCTCATTTATTCACCATAATCCATTAAAAGGATTTGAGCATCTTGGCTTTAAAGATGGGCTTAATAAAGCAAAGAAAATCTATGGTGGAAAAGTTTATATGGAGCCCTCATATTATTTAAAATTTTATAATGAGGGAAAAATTTCACACTCCATTTTAGAAGAAAATCTAAAAGAAGTACTTAAAGTTGACGGGCTAGCAGAGTATTATGACTTAGCTATGAAATGTCTACTCGAAGTTAATCCTCAATGGAATCATTTCAGAAAACAAGCGGATAATAAAGAGCATCCAATTGATGAAGAACTTCTTGCATACCTAGATGAGGAGTTCTCATATCATAATAAAGAGAGATGGCTAAAACAGATCACTAAACATATGACACTTTATGAGATAAATGATATCCTTTTTCATCGTGATGATAAAGAGGTCATAGAAAAAAGTGTTATAGAGTATATTACTCGTTTTTTAGATGAAGATCAAACAACACTACCGATGGAAAATAGAGAACTTGGCATGTTTGAAACCTTTAAGCTTTATGAAGATTTTGACTATCCTCATAACTCTGAAGCCTTTGTAGAAGAAGCACTTGAAAAGCTAAAAGTCAAGAATAAAGAGAGATATCTTCTAACACATATTCTTAAACTACATGGCTGGGCTGGATTTATCAAATACCGCTCAGAGGACCCTGGCTATTTCCCACAGCAACAAAACCCATCATCTCTAATGGACTATATGGCAATCAGACTCTATTATGAACTTGCCTATTTGCAACACAGAAAGATAAATAATTTTGACCTATTGCATGATTACTCTTTAGCAAATGCTTCATATGTAGTACTTAAAATGCTTAAGCACAACTATAGTTTACCAGGGAAATATATAGATGCAATGGAGAAGTCTAGTAATTATGATGACATCTTAGAAAGATATGTACAAGAAGAACTTCAACTTGATGCAAAACAGGTTCACCTCTCAAACGATATACTTAAAAATACAAATATTCCTTTAGTAGAACTCGCTAAGATTATGGAAGTACTACGAGAAGAAGAGGGATATATCTGGATGAAGTCTCTTGAAGACACTTATATTCATTCATTTATTGATGAAATGAAACTAACAGATGAACCTGAAATTGAGAGACCATTGGCTTCAGTGACAATGTGTTTAGATGTTAGATCTGAGACTGCGAGAAGAGCCATTGAGAGTACTGGAAACTATACAACATATGGTGCTGGAGGATTCTTAGGTTTTCCTATAGCTTTTGTTGAGTTTGACAAGACAAACGAACAACTTTTATGTCCAGCCGTTGTCAAACCTGCTAACATAGTGTTTGAGATAGCAAAAGAGACAGATAATGAATATAAATCTAAAAAGACTATTAATAAAACTACTAAAAAAGTTATATCTGATCTGAAAAACAACCCATACACACCTTACATAATGGTCGAAGCTATTGGTTGGATATTTGGGATTAACCTTTTTGGTAAAACATTTGCACCACAAAAAACTGAAAAATTCTTTGCAAACTTTAAAGCTAAAAAACCAAAAACAACTTATACATTAGATAAGTTATCAAACGAAGAGATAGAGCTCTATGTAAATAAACTTCATATACACCTTATTAATGAAGCATTAATTAATCACTCTTCATCTAAGTATACAGATGATGAAATTCAAGAGATAAGAGATCATCTTGTTATAGGAAATACTTTATCATTTGATGTTCCATTAGAATTTTTAAATATACTAAAAAATAACTATAATGTTTCAGAAGATGATTATGAGTTACAAAAAATAAAACTTTCTAAAGTTGGATTTACACTTGAAGAGAAAGTTCAGTACTTATATAACTTCTTAATGATGATAGGACAAATTGATAATTTTGCTGAGTTTGTGATTCTTTCAGGGCATGTTAGTATGTCGGATAACAATCCATTTGAGTCTGCATTAGACTGTGGTGCTTGTGGTGGCAAGAGTAGTCTTCCAAATAATAGAGCACTCTGTATGATTGCAAACTCACAAGAAGTACGAGAGGCTATAGCAAAAAAAGGTATTATAATCCCTGAAGATGTGAGGTTTATACCATCTCTACACATTACTACTACAGATCAAATAGAGTTTCACGATACAGATATTTTAACACAAGCAGAGATGAAAAGATTTTCTGTAGTTATGAAAGATTTTGAAAAAGCATCAGCTATTGCACGTTATGAAAGAGTGGCACAACTTCCATATACAAAAACTCAAAATGATATTATGATCAAATCTATGGATTGGTCAGAAACTAGACCAGAATGGGGATTAGCAGGTGTTATGGGTGTTTTTGCAGGTCCTAGAAAGTCTATCAAGCATATGCCTTTTGGCAATAGACTTTTTATGCATTCGTATGATTCAAAACTAGATAATGAAGATGCTGACATACTTACACGTATTTTTGATGGTCCACTTGTAGTTGGAGAGTGGATTAACCTAGAACACTATTTTGCTACCGTAGACAATGCCATATATGGAGCTGGATCTAAGGTATATCATAATGTTGTTTCAAAAGTTGGTGTATTTAATGGAAACTATAGTGATCTAAAAATTGGTTTGCCAACACAATCTGTACTTTTAGAAGGTCAAGCATACCATGAACCTGTAAGACTTCTTACTTATATGGAAGCACCTTTAGAACTAGTAGGAAAAGCAGTAGAAAAATCAGTAGCTAAAGAGTTCATTCTTAATGAATGGATACGACCTATCATTGTTGATAAAGCGGCTGGAAAAGTTTATTCATTTGAATCTGGTGACTTTAAGGTTATTAAAGAATTTTAA
- a CDS encoding sodium-dependent bicarbonate transport family permease, with the protein MNFDLILQNMLNPPVLFFFLGMLAVFLKSELTIPQPLPKLFSLYLLIAIGLHGGYELSMSGFNLYIFEALMIAVGMSMLVPIYSFFILKTKMDVYNSIAIAATYGSISAVTFITGITYLGTIGVEYGGFMVASMALMESPAIVIGLVFAALFVKAKDGEEEEKTDWGEILREAFLNPSVFLLVGALLIGILTGEKGWHSMEPLFGTLFKGMLAFFLLDMGLVAARKIHELKKVGFFLIAFALIMPLVNALVATGFAYMFEIHKGDAFLLALLSASASYIAVPAAMRLSVPEANPGLYLPLSLAVTFPFNISLGIPLYYFIINSLWG; encoded by the coding sequence ATGAATTTCGATTTAATATTACAGAATATGCTAAATCCCCCTGTACTGTTTTTTTTCTTAGGAATGCTTGCAGTATTTCTAAAGTCTGAACTAACAATTCCACAACCATTACCTAAGCTCTTTTCTCTCTACTTACTTATAGCTATTGGTTTACATGGTGGGTATGAACTTTCTATGAGTGGATTTAACCTTTATATATTTGAAGCACTGATGATTGCCGTTGGAATGTCTATGCTTGTACCTATTTATAGTTTTTTTATCTTAAAAACAAAGATGGATGTTTATAACTCTATTGCTATCGCTGCTACTTATGGTTCTATTAGTGCCGTTACATTTATAACAGGTATAACATACCTCGGGACTATCGGTGTAGAGTATGGTGGTTTTATGGTGGCTTCTATGGCTCTTATGGAGTCTCCAGCTATCGTTATAGGTTTAGTTTTTGCAGCACTCTTTGTTAAAGCCAAGGATGGTGAAGAAGAGGAGAAAACTGATTGGGGTGAAATTCTTAGAGAAGCATTTTTAAACCCTTCAGTATTTTTACTTGTAGGTGCTCTTCTTATAGGAATACTTACAGGTGAGAAAGGCTGGCACTCAATGGAGCCACTCTTTGGAACACTATTTAAGGGTATGCTAGCATTCTTTCTTTTAGATATGGGACTTGTGGCTGCTAGAAAGATTCATGAACTTAAAAAAGTTGGATTTTTTCTAATAGCATTTGCACTTATCATGCCACTAGTCAATGCTCTTGTTGCAACAGGTTTTGCATATATGTTTGAAATACACAAAGGTGATGCTTTTTTACTTGCGTTATTAAGTGCTAGTGCATCTTACATTGCAGTTCCTGCAGCTATGAGATTATCAGTACCAGAGGCAAATCCAGGTCTATATTTACCACTAAGTCTAGCAGTTACATTCCCTTTTAATATTTCATTAGGGATTCCACTCTATTATTTTATTATAAATTCATTATGGGGATAG
- a CDS encoding proton-conducting transporter membrane subunit, whose amino-acid sequence MEKIILSIPFIPIVIAFILMFVKQKESIPRVSIFLSSMIALLALYGTYHVISNDKAIVGFDGLLIYNELSAILVPYVAILGLVIRKYATKYMWDEAGYKRFFILLNFIFASIYLLVMSNNLIVLALAWQLMSVGLYLLVSFNVGSKTAVKNARWTMYIHKSADFVFLLAVILTYQTFGSFDLLVLKEQWLTMSENPIDDPMIFSVGILYLLAAMMKSAIVPFHIWLPYTSEAPTPVSGLMHAGVVNVGGILLNKMAYLLILTPAVLNIAFVIGLFTAIFASLLMLVVSDIKRSLGYSTVGQMGYMIMEVGLGAFSLAIYHLIVHGIFKASLFLESGSIIKYARKDPSIPERLSQKTFSKDKVKYKSSKTFKFIALFTIVPVVAFLGIKALLAPEFFEFNAAIVILAFAWLTGTQLLLSFFKVSKFDSIKAILGIVSSFIVVLFTYEFIGLSLEHFLYGHDSLLFYEAATLNVSLVMALVVVAFIMLIGWLFIYRKASIHSEEKPNQTKWHYYRFLAKEGYYFDMFKSSKKGKL is encoded by the coding sequence GTGGAAAAAATTATCTTATCCATTCCATTCATTCCAATAGTCATAGCATTTATTTTGATGTTTGTTAAACAAAAAGAGTCTATTCCAAGAGTGAGTATTTTTCTATCAAGTATGATTGCACTTCTTGCATTGTATGGAACATATCATGTCATAAGTAATGACAAAGCGATTGTTGGATTTGATGGTTTACTTATTTATAATGAACTCTCAGCTATATTAGTTCCTTATGTTGCAATACTGGGCTTAGTTATCCGAAAATATGCAACTAAGTATATGTGGGATGAAGCGGGGTATAAAAGATTTTTTATTCTTCTAAACTTTATATTTGCATCTATCTACTTACTTGTAATGAGCAATAACCTTATTGTACTTGCGTTAGCTTGGCAGCTCATGAGTGTTGGTTTATATCTTCTAGTTTCATTTAATGTAGGTTCTAAAACTGCTGTAAAAAATGCTAGATGGACGATGTATATCCATAAAAGTGCCGACTTTGTATTCTTACTCGCAGTTATTTTAACATACCAAACATTTGGAAGCTTTGATTTACTCGTACTAAAAGAGCAGTGGCTTACAATGTCTGAAAATCCGATTGATGATCCCATGATATTTTCCGTTGGTATACTCTATTTACTTGCGGCAATGATGAAATCTGCAATCGTTCCATTTCATATATGGCTACCTTACACATCTGAAGCACCTACTCCAGTATCAGGCTTAATGCATGCTGGCGTTGTAAATGTTGGGGGAATTTTACTTAATAAAATGGCATATTTACTGATTCTAACACCTGCTGTACTTAATATAGCATTTGTCATTGGTCTATTTACTGCTATTTTTGCATCATTGCTTATGCTTGTTGTGTCAGATATCAAACGTTCACTTGGCTACTCAACAGTTGGTCAAATGGGCTACATGATAATGGAAGTAGGCTTAGGTGCATTTTCCCTTGCGATTTATCACCTTATAGTTCATGGAATTTTTAAGGCCTCACTCTTTTTAGAGTCTGGTAGCATCATAAAGTATGCAAGAAAAGATCCAAGTATCCCTGAACGTCTTTCACAAAAAACATTTTCAAAAGATAAAGTGAAATACAAAAGTAGTAAAACATTCAAGTTTATTGCACTTTTTACTATTGTTCCTGTGGTTGCATTTCTTGGGATTAAAGCATTACTCGCTCCAGAGTTCTTCGAGTTCAATGCAGCTATAGTTATTTTAGCATTTGCATGGCTTACAGGAACACAGCTTTTATTATCATTTTTTAAAGTATCTAAATTTGATTCTATAAAAGCAATTTTAGGAATTGTAAGTTCTTTCATAGTTGTTTTATTTACATATGAATTTATTGGCTTAAGTTTAGAGCACTTTCTTTACGGACATGATTCTTTACTCTTTTACGAAGCAGCAACACTTAATGTGAGTTTAGTCATGGCACTAGTTGTTGTGGCATTTATTATGTTAATTGGATGGCTATTTATATATAGAAAAGCTTCTATCCATTCTGAAGAAAAGCCAAATCAAACTAAATGGCACTATTATAGATTCCTAGCAAAAGAAGGTTACTATTTCGATATGTTTAAAAGTTCTAAAAAGGGTAAATTATGA
- a CDS encoding AraC family transcriptional regulator, with translation MKRETLNKKTKISNDILFYIYTNIEIDINMDELAQSFNISKFYMHKIFKEIFGRNIYESIKSIRLQKASTLLLTNKYSTITEIASSCGYSSQTSFIRVFKDRFLMTPTAWRKGGYKKYSKNIIEESPKAKASNASFENLEPTIVKMPEIEAYYLRHSGYNDQIKQTWQKIQTWSYGNNIKSYKHIALFHDNPTVTHLDECQYVACIQVDKDNISENERLPKFKISSGIYAKFDIHGTDGDFLRFMHWLYNEWLPHSEYETTTKPPYAIYKKNKYLSDDNNFDLSFYLSIKF, from the coding sequence ATGAAAAGAGAAACGCTGAACAAGAAAACAAAAATATCAAACGATATACTATTCTATATATACACAAATATTGAGATAGATATAAATATGGACGAACTTGCGCAGAGCTTTAATATTAGTAAGTTTTATATGCATAAAATATTCAAAGAAATTTTCGGTAGGAACATATATGAGAGCATTAAATCTATTAGATTACAAAAAGCTTCAACTTTATTACTTACAAATAAGTACTCTACCATTACTGAGATAGCCTCATCCTGCGGATACAGTTCACAAACCTCTTTTATCCGAGTATTTAAAGATCGATTTTTGATGACACCAACAGCTTGGAGAAAAGGTGGCTATAAAAAGTACTCTAAAAACATAATCGAAGAATCTCCAAAAGCAAAGGCTTCCAATGCTAGTTTTGAGAATCTTGAACCTACTATTGTGAAGATGCCCGAAATAGAAGCATACTATCTTAGACATAGTGGATATAACGACCAAATTAAACAAACTTGGCAAAAGATTCAAACATGGTCATATGGCAACAATATTAAAAGCTATAAGCACATTGCACTATTCCATGATAATCCAACTGTAACACATCTTGATGAGTGTCAATATGTTGCATGTATACAAGTCGACAAAGACAATATATCTGAGAATGAGCGCTTACCTAAATTTAAAATATCTAGTGGTATATATGCTAAATTTGATATACATGGAACGGATGGTGACTTCCTACGATTTATGCACTGGCTTTACAATGAATGGCTTCCCCATAGTGAGTATGAGACAACTACAAAACCACCCTATGCTATTTATAAAAAAAATAAATACTTATCTGATGATAATAATTTTGACTTAAGTTTTTATTTATCTATTAAGTTTTAA